In Methylobacterium aquaticum, the following are encoded in one genomic region:
- a CDS encoding DUF2244 domain-containing protein has product MASGKAPDDARTRHPYGRDPDAIERPVFSATIRPHCSLSRLGFRVVMVACGGVALVTGIAFLQMGMWPVTGFFGLDIAALWLALTLNARRGRSFEQVVISQIEVLVARVSHRGERAEWRFNPLWTRLHKVEDEEYGLLSLSFVSRGQRVLVARDASPTERQAVADGLTRALAEVKKGY; this is encoded by the coding sequence ATGGCAAGCGGCAAGGCACCGGACGACGCAAGGACGCGGCACCCCTACGGGCGCGACCCGGACGCGATCGAGCGCCCGGTCTTCTCCGCGACCATCCGGCCGCATTGCTCGCTGTCGCGCCTCGGCTTCCGGGTCGTGATGGTCGCCTGCGGCGGCGTCGCCCTGGTGACGGGGATCGCCTTCCTGCAGATGGGGATGTGGCCGGTCACCGGCTTCTTCGGCCTCGACATCGCCGCCCTGTGGCTGGCCCTCACCCTCAACGCCCGCCGCGGCCGCTCCTTCGAGCAGGTGGTGATCAGCCAGATCGAGGTGCTGGTCGCCCGCGTCAGCCATCGCGGCGAGCGGGCCGAGTGGCGCTTCAACCCGCTCTGGACCCGGCTGCACAAGGTCGAGGACGAGGAATACGGCTTGCTGTCGCTGTCCTTCGTGTCGCGCGGGCAGCGGGTACTGGTCGCGCGGGATGCCTCGCCGACGGAGCGGCAGGCGGTGGCGGATGGGCTGACGCGGGCGCTCGCGGAGGTCAAGAAGGGGTATTAG
- a CDS encoding MdtA/MuxA family multidrug efflux RND transporter periplasmic adaptor subunit, whose protein sequence is MNELSPIRTDDAVEAPPRRRGRGLAWLIVLLALAGGGYWAWRIYFPDGFKRPETQQAGAGRRGGRRGAGGEGPQAVGIATVQKGDMPVVLSGLGTVTPLATVTIRSQVSGYLTQIGFREGQTVKAGDFLAQIDVRPYEALLAQYQGQLLRDQALLQNARLDLARYQTLNRQDSISKQNVDTQAATVKQYEGIVASDQAQIDQQKLNISYGRITAPVEGRVGLRQIDQGNYVTAASTGIVVVTQLHPISVLFTLPETVLLRVMDRLRAGATLPVRVFDRSDTTEIARGNLDTVDNQIDVTTGTVKLRALFPNKDDRLFPNQFVNARLDVDTVRDAALVPAAAVLRGTPGTYVYLLTGEDKVAVRTIETGESDGVRTVVTKGLAVGDRVVVDGTDRLKDGASVRVTGGRPEKAAGPEAQAKPAEGEGAAAPARQEGQRQEGQRPEGERPHRRRQQSQNP, encoded by the coding sequence ATGAACGAGTTGTCTCCCATCCGGACCGACGATGCGGTCGAGGCGCCACCCCGCCGGCGCGGTCGCGGGCTCGCGTGGCTGATCGTGCTGCTGGCGCTCGCCGGCGGCGGGTACTGGGCCTGGCGCATCTACTTCCCGGACGGGTTCAAGCGCCCCGAGACGCAGCAGGCCGGAGCCGGCCGGCGCGGCGGGCGCCGCGGCGCGGGCGGGGAGGGGCCGCAGGCGGTCGGCATCGCCACCGTCCAGAAGGGCGACATGCCGGTGGTGCTGTCGGGCCTCGGCACCGTGACGCCGCTCGCCACCGTGACGATCCGCTCGCAGGTGAGCGGCTACCTCACCCAGATCGGCTTTCGCGAGGGCCAGACCGTCAAGGCCGGCGACTTCCTGGCCCAGATCGACGTGCGGCCCTACGAGGCGTTGCTGGCGCAGTACCAGGGCCAGCTCCTGCGCGACCAGGCGTTGTTGCAGAATGCCCGCCTCGACCTCGCCCGCTACCAGACGCTCAACCGGCAGGATTCGATCTCGAAGCAGAACGTCGACACGCAGGCCGCGACGGTCAAGCAGTACGAGGGCATCGTCGCCTCCGACCAGGCGCAGATCGACCAGCAGAAGCTCAACATCTCTTACGGCCGCATCACCGCGCCGGTCGAGGGCCGGGTCGGCCTGCGCCAGATCGACCAGGGCAACTACGTCACCGCCGCCTCGACCGGCATCGTCGTCGTCACCCAGCTCCATCCGATCTCGGTGCTGTTCACCCTGCCCGAGACCGTGCTGCTGCGGGTGATGGACCGCCTGCGCGCCGGGGCCACCCTGCCGGTGCGGGTCTTCGACCGGTCGGACACGACCGAGATCGCGCGGGGCAACCTCGATACCGTCGACAACCAGATCGACGTGACGACCGGCACGGTGAAGCTGCGGGCGCTGTTTCCCAACAAGGACGACCGGCTGTTTCCCAACCAGTTCGTCAATGCCCGCCTCGACGTGGATACGGTGCGCGACGCGGCGCTCGTGCCGGCGGCGGCGGTCTTGCGCGGCACGCCCGGCACCTACGTCTATCTCCTGACGGGCGAGGACAAGGTCGCGGTGCGCACCATCGAGACCGGCGAGAGCGACGGCGTGCGGACCGTGGTGACCAAGGGACTGGCGGTCGGCGACCGGGTGGTGGTGGATGGGACGGACCGGCTGAAGGACGGGGCGTCGGTGCGCGTCACGGGAGGTCGGCCGGAGAAGGCGGCCGGGCCGGAGGCGCAAGCGAAGCCGGCGGAGGGGGAGGGCGCGGCTGCCCCGGCGCGCCAGGAGGGTCAGCGCCAGGAGGGTCAGCGCCCCGAGGGCGAACGCCCGCATCGCCGCCGGCAGCAGAGCCAGAACCCGTGA
- the recD2 gene encoding SF1B family DNA helicase RecD2: MAAFAPPPSRSPDALAGSIERVTFHNAESGFCVLKVKARGRRDLVAVIGHAPAVAAGEWVTATGAWVSDREHGLQFRADTLAATPPTGVDGISRYLASGQMRGIGPEMAKRIVKAFGADTFAVIEAEPERLTEVSGIGPTRAARITAAWAEHKVVREIMVFLHAHGVGTARAVRIFKTYGTDAVQVMTEDPYRLARDVRGIGFRTADAIAAKLGLPPTAPERLRAGLAYALQAAMDDGHCALPVPDLIARAAELLAVEAGLLRTALVEEIGGESVVMDTIADVPHLFLRGLHAAERTIAERLVALDDAPLPWDEIDAGAALARVEGETGRPLSPSQRAAAATLMNAKVAVMTGGPGVGKTSTLDALLRMLDAAEATVLLAAPTGRAAKRMSEQTGREARTIHRLLEIDPQHGGFQRNEHSPLSCDLLVLDEASMIDVPLMNALTRALPRHAALWLVGDVDQLPSVGPGRVLADVIESGRFAVARLTEVFRQAAESRIVASAHRINAGRMPEGADTPDGDFFVVGIDDPEAGAEKLVEIVTRRIPRRFGLDPVKDVQVLCPMTRGALGSRHLNQALQRVLNPNPPVSVERFGWVFAPGDRVMVGQNDYDREVFNGDLGVVLRVDPEEALLVAGFDGREVTWPFGELDALSPAYAITIHKSQGSEYPAVVIPVALQHYTMLARNLLYTGVTRGKRLVVLVAQSRAVAIAVRGGVKPRYTKLAEWLRQPIKGRVGRRPRVSISPD, from the coding sequence ATGGCCGCCTTCGCTCCCCCGCCCTCCCGCTCGCCCGACGCCCTCGCCGGGTCGATCGAGCGCGTCACCTTCCACAATGCCGAGAGCGGGTTCTGCGTCCTGAAGGTCAAGGCGCGGGGCCGGCGCGACCTCGTGGCGGTGATCGGCCACGCTCCCGCCGTGGCGGCGGGCGAGTGGGTGACCGCGACCGGGGCCTGGGTCAGCGACCGCGAGCACGGCCTGCAATTCCGTGCCGACACCCTGGCGGCGACCCCTCCCACCGGCGTCGACGGCATCAGTCGCTACCTCGCCTCGGGCCAGATGCGCGGCATCGGCCCGGAAATGGCCAAGCGCATCGTCAAGGCCTTCGGGGCCGACACCTTCGCGGTGATCGAGGCCGAGCCCGAACGCCTGACCGAGGTCTCCGGCATCGGCCCGACCCGCGCCGCCCGGATCACCGCCGCCTGGGCCGAGCACAAGGTGGTGCGGGAGATCATGGTCTTCCTGCATGCCCACGGCGTCGGCACCGCCCGGGCGGTCAGGATCTTCAAGACCTACGGCACCGATGCGGTCCAGGTGATGACCGAGGATCCCTACCGGCTGGCCCGCGACGTGCGCGGCATCGGCTTTCGCACCGCGGATGCCATCGCGGCCAAGCTCGGCCTGCCGCCGACCGCCCCCGAGCGCCTGCGCGCCGGCCTCGCCTACGCGCTCCAGGCGGCGATGGATGACGGCCATTGCGCCCTGCCGGTGCCGGACCTGATCGCCCGCGCCGCCGAATTGCTGGCGGTGGAGGCGGGCCTCCTGCGCACCGCCCTCGTCGAGGAGATCGGCGGCGAGTCGGTGGTGATGGACACGATTGCCGACGTGCCGCACCTGTTCCTGCGCGGCCTGCACGCGGCGGAACGGACGATTGCCGAGCGGCTGGTCGCCCTCGACGACGCGCCCCTGCCCTGGGACGAGATCGATGCCGGCGCGGCCCTGGCGCGGGTCGAGGGCGAGACCGGCCGCCCGCTCTCGCCCTCGCAACGCGCGGCCGCCGCGACGCTGATGAACGCCAAGGTCGCGGTGATGACCGGCGGCCCCGGCGTCGGCAAGACCAGCACCCTCGACGCGCTCCTGCGGATGCTCGACGCGGCGGAGGCCACGGTGCTGCTCGCCGCCCCGACGGGGCGTGCCGCCAAGCGGATGAGCGAGCAGACCGGCCGCGAGGCCAGGACCATCCACCGCCTGCTCGAGATCGACCCGCAGCATGGCGGCTTCCAGCGCAACGAGCACAGCCCCCTCTCCTGCGACCTGCTGGTGCTGGACGAGGCCTCGATGATCGACGTGCCGCTGATGAACGCGCTGACCCGGGCCCTGCCGCGCCACGCCGCCCTCTGGCTCGTCGGCGACGTCGACCAATTGCCCTCGGTCGGGCCGGGCCGGGTGCTCGCCGACGTGATCGAGTCCGGCCGCTTTGCGGTCGCACGCCTCACCGAGGTGTTCCGCCAGGCCGCCGAGAGCCGGATCGTCGCGAGCGCCCACCGGATCAATGCCGGGCGGATGCCGGAAGGCGCCGACACGCCGGACGGCGACTTCTTCGTGGTCGGGATCGACGATCCCGAGGCCGGGGCCGAGAAGCTGGTCGAGATCGTCACCCGCCGCATCCCGCGCCGCTTCGGCCTCGATCCGGTCAAGGACGTGCAGGTGCTCTGCCCGATGACCCGCGGCGCGCTCGGGAGCCGCCACCTCAACCAGGCGCTCCAGCGGGTGCTGAACCCGAACCCGCCGGTCTCGGTCGAGCGCTTCGGCTGGGTCTTCGCCCCCGGCGACCGGGTGATGGTGGGACAGAACGACTACGACCGCGAGGTCTTCAACGGCGATCTCGGGGTGGTGCTGCGGGTCGATCCCGAGGAGGCCCTCCTGGTGGCGGGCTTCGACGGGCGCGAGGTGACCTGGCCGTTCGGGGAACTGGACGCCCTGAGCCCGGCCTACGCCATCACGATCCACAAGTCGCAAGGCTCGGAATACCCCGCCGTGGTGATCCCGGTGGCGCTCCAGCACTACACGATGCTCGCCCGCAACCTGCTCTATACGGGGGTGACGCGCGGCAAGCGGCTGGTGGTGCTGGTGGCGCAGTCCCGCGCGGTGGCGATCGCGGTGCGGGGTGGGGTGAAACCGCGATATACGAAGCTGGCGGAGTGGTTGCGCCAGCCAATCAAGGGGCGGGTCGGAAGACGGCCCAGGGTAAGCATCTCGCCCGATTAG
- a CDS encoding DedA family protein produces the protein MHFLHDLPVADLISHYGYWAIFLIVTLESAGVPMPGETALISASVYAGSTGNLRIGLVVLAAAAAAIIGDNLGYWVGRRWGMPLLLKHGAKIALDHRRLKLGQYLFRRHGGKIVFFGRFTAMLRAYAALLAGVNQFDARRFFLFNAAGGIAWASLMGFGAYLCGRSIEHVVGPIGLTLLAVVVFGGIALWLFVRRHEARLTQEAELAIPGPLA, from the coding sequence ATGCACTTCCTCCACGACCTCCCGGTCGCCGACCTGATCTCCCATTACGGCTACTGGGCGATCTTCCTGATCGTCACCCTCGAGAGCGCCGGCGTGCCGATGCCGGGCGAGACCGCGCTGATCTCGGCCTCCGTCTATGCCGGCTCCACCGGCAACCTGCGCATCGGCCTCGTGGTGCTGGCGGCGGCCGCCGCCGCCATCATCGGCGACAATCTCGGCTACTGGGTCGGCCGGCGCTGGGGCATGCCGCTGCTGCTCAAGCACGGGGCGAAGATCGCCCTTGACCACCGTCGCCTCAAGCTCGGCCAGTACCTGTTCCGGCGCCACGGCGGCAAGATCGTGTTCTTCGGCCGCTTCACCGCGATGCTGCGCGCCTATGCGGCCCTGCTCGCCGGGGTGAACCAGTTCGACGCCCGCCGCTTCTTCCTGTTCAACGCCGCCGGCGGCATCGCCTGGGCCTCGCTGATGGGCTTCGGGGCCTATCTGTGCGGCCGCTCGATCGAGCACGTCGTCGGGCCGATCGGCCTCACGCTCCTCGCCGTCGTGGTGTTCGGCGGCATCGCCCTGTGGCTGTTCGTGCGCCGGCACGAGGCGCGGCTGACCCAGGAGGCCGAACTGGCGATCCCGGGCCCGCTGGCCTGA
- a CDS encoding FkbM family methyltransferase, translating to MTQTTPPFGSYAPAGLVRWIVSRTERLPDANWGARRLALFLRRSAIHLLRGRPLDVERYGARMRLHPYNNNCEKKVLFTPQFFDPLERRILRERMRPDCVFLDIGANIGAYALFVAAAAGPGARILAVEPQPDIFDKLTYNIAQNPFGSVKAVACAVADKTGEMTLFVDPRNRGESSLKVVGTNEGAAIRVPAVSLLDLVRGEGLTRIDAVKLDVEGAEDLILEPFLRQAPESLYPRLLIVEDGTDLWQTDLSALLTRHGYRRIAQTRLNLIFEREG from the coding sequence ATGACACAGACCACCCCTCCCTTCGGCAGCTACGCGCCCGCCGGGCTCGTGCGCTGGATCGTCTCACGCACCGAGCGCCTGCCCGACGCGAACTGGGGCGCGCGCCGCCTCGCCCTGTTCCTGCGCCGCTCCGCCATCCACCTGCTGCGCGGCCGGCCCCTCGACGTCGAGCGCTACGGCGCCCGCATGCGGCTGCACCCCTACAACAACAACTGCGAGAAGAAGGTGCTCTTCACCCCGCAGTTCTTCGATCCGCTGGAGCGCCGGATCCTGCGCGAGCGGATGCGGCCGGATTGCGTCTTCCTCGATATCGGGGCGAATATCGGCGCCTACGCGCTGTTCGTGGCCGCCGCCGCCGGCCCGGGCGCGCGGATCCTGGCGGTGGAGCCGCAGCCGGACATCTTCGACAAGCTGACCTACAACATCGCCCAGAACCCGTTCGGCAGCGTCAAGGCGGTGGCCTGCGCGGTGGCCGACAAGACCGGCGAGATGACCCTGTTCGTCGATCCGCGCAACCGCGGCGAATCGAGCCTGAAGGTGGTGGGCACCAACGAGGGCGCGGCGATCCGGGTACCGGCGGTCTCCCTCCTCGATCTCGTGCGCGGCGAGGGCCTAACCCGGATCGACGCGGTCAAGCTCGACGTGGAGGGCGCCGAGGACCTGATCCTCGAGCCGTTCCTGCGCCAGGCGCCGGAATCCCTGTACCCGCGCCTCCTCATCGTCGAGGACGGCACCGACCTGTGGCAGACCGACCTCTCCGCCCTCCTCACCCGCCACGGCTACCGCCGCATCGCCCAGACCCGGCTGAACCTGATCTTCGAGCGGGAGGGGTAG